The DNA sequence ATTCAGCACGTGGTGCGTCTGGTCAAGGATCACCTCCGCTTCATGCACGTCCGGCAGATGCGGGAGAGCACGCTTCGCCGCTTTCTTCGCACGGAAGGTTTCGAAGAACACCTGGAGTTGCATCGCCTGGACTGCCTGGCCAGCCACGGCGATCTTTCCAACTATGACTTCTGCCGGGAGAAACTGAGCGAACTGGATCGGGAGGCGCTGGCTCCCCCGCCGCTCATCAACGGGCACGACCTGATCGCGCTGGGGTTGGAGCCGGGGCCCCTGTTCTCGGAGATCCTGAAGCAAGCCGAAGACCTCCAACTGGAGGGGATCCTGACCGCGCGGGACGAGGCTTTGTCATGGGTTCGGAAGACGCATGGAACATAGCCGGCGGCACTGACGATTCGGGGCCGCGCAACTATCTTATCGCCGAGTCGGGTGTTATAAATGGGACACCATGATACCCAGAATCCCGTTCTTCGTTGTTCTCGTGATCGGATCGCTGGCTTGGTTCAGTTGCTCGGAACCGCCGCCACCGGAGCCTGAGGCTCCGGTCGATCTACCCCCGCCCCCGCCCAAACCGGGAGACATGGTCCTGATCCCCGCCGGGGAGTTCATGATGGGGACCGACAGCGTCCCGAATAACGCTGCAGGTCTGGAGACGCCGGCTCACAAGGTGACTTTTGACAACCCCTACTACATCGATGTCTACGAGGTGACCAACGGCCAGTGGATCAAGTTCCTGACCGAGAGCCGCACCAAGGTGGAAAGCAACTGGCGTCCCATGTACTCCATCGGCAAGGAGGACGTTCCCGTCGCCAATCTGACTCTGGACGACGCCAAGGCCTACTGCGAGTGGGCCGGAAAACGCCTCCCCACCGAGGCGGAGTGGGAGCGGGCCGCCAGGGGGCCGGAGAACCTCCGGTTTCCGTGGGGAGACGTCTACGATCCGAGCAAGTCCAACACCAACGACATGAATTTCAACGGCTTGGTCGAAGTCGGCAGCTTCGAGACGGACAAGAGCGGTTACGGCGTCTACGACATGATGGGCAATGTCCAGGAGTGGACCAGC is a window from the Acidobacteriota bacterium genome containing:
- a CDS encoding SUMF1/EgtB/PvdO family nonheme iron enzyme — translated: MIPRIPFFVVLVIGSLAWFSCSEPPPPEPEAPVDLPPPPPKPGDMVLIPAGEFMMGTDSVPNNAAGLETPAHKVTFDNPYYIDVYEVTNGQWIKFLTESRTKVESNWRPMYSIGKEDVPVANLTLDDAKAYCEWAGKRLPTEAEWERAARGPENLRFPWGDVYDPSKSNTNDMNFNGLVEVGSFETDKSGYGVYDMMGNVQEWTSDRLRPYPQSTRKVRNNPAFTSRFRLYSLRGSSFAFKGSSMNLLTRSGYPAKAQYGTGFRCAKDAEEEAPAEGGGEQ